The Alosa sapidissima isolate fAloSap1 chromosome 8, fAloSap1.pri, whole genome shotgun sequence genome contains a region encoding:
- the pcsk5b gene encoding proprotein convertase subtilisin/kexin type 5b isoform X2 has product MVWNGAARGCWLCVLALWLGCTSPPCKARIYTNHWAVRIEGGPDFAERIASKYGYKNLGQIGDLKDYYHFFHSRTIKRSTLTSLGQHSFISMEPKVSWVEQQVVRRRVKRDYKAVPPPPSQSSIYFNDAKWNSMWYIHCNGDLHNCQSDMNVVGAWRKGYTGKDVVVTILDDGIERNHPDLIQNYDNQASYDVNGNDMDPMPRYDASNENKHGTRCAGEVAASANNSHCTVGIAYNARIGGVRMLDGDVTDMVEAKSLSLHPQHIDIYSASWGPDDDGKTVDGPAALAKQAFENGIRLGRKGRGSIFVWASGNGGRSRDHCSCDGYTNSIYTISISSTAESGRKPWYLEECASTLTTTYSSGENYDRKIITTDLRQRCTDNHTGTSASAPMAAGIIALALEANTLLTWRDVQHIIVKTSRAGHLSAPDWKTNAAGYNVSHLYGFGLMDAEAMVREAERWKQVPAQHICLESADRQIRTIRPDHVVRSVYKATGCAESSNHHVIYLEHVVVRITITHPRRGDLSINLTSPSGTKSQLLANRLFDHSMEGFKNWEFMTTHCWGEKAAGDWILEITDSPSQLRSQKAPGKLKEWSLVLYGTSMHPYSGRSDKPRSVSAVEQPADDDTHEYNGPCDSECNERGCEGPGPQQCINCLHHFLKFKNNTRTCVSECPPGFFPDDRQRCKKCSALCESCVGSRSDQCSSCRQGFYLKEGAQTCVPSCPDGFYLDQDSKKCRKCQENCKKCTTANICTECKPGLSLQDTRCQLACEPGTYYNGHRRACEPCHSACATCAGTGMEACHECAEGYYLEDWRCVSSCSVGYYMSEQKGENGDIQKSCRKCDSTCFSCTGPGERNCSVCVNGYNLEDGVCVVSTICKDANEESWAEGSFCVLVKKNNLCQRKVLQQLCCRTCSLKG; this is encoded by the exons ATTGGTGACCTGAAGGACTACTACCACTTCTTCCACAGCCGCACGATAAAGAGGTCCACTCTCACAAGTCTTGGCCAGCACAGCTTCATCTCAATGGAGCCaaag gttagCTGGGTGGAGCAGCAGGTGGTCCGGCGGAGAGTGAAAAGGGATTACAAAGcagtccccccccctcccagccAGTCCTCCATCTACTTCAATGATGCTAAATGGAACAGTATGTGGTATATT cACTGTAACGGAGACCTCCATAACTGCCAATCAGACATGAATGTGGTGGGGGCTTGGAGGAAAGGCTACACTGGGAAAGATGTGGTGGTCACGATACTGGACGACGGCATAGAGAGGAACCACCCTGACCTCATACAGAACTAT GACAACCAGGCCAGCTacgatgtcaatggcaatgACATGGACCCTATGCCCCGATATGATGCCAGTAATGAGAAcaa gcATGGGACACGGTGTGCAGGTGAAGTGGCAGCATCAGCAAACAACTCCCACTGCACTGTTGGAATTGCCTATAACGCACGCATTGGAG gtgtgcggATGCTTGATGGCGATGTGACTGATATGGTGGAGGCCAAGTCGCTCTCTCTGCACCCGCAGCACATAGACATCTACAGTGCCTCCTGGGGACCAGATGACGACGGCAAGACTGTGGACGGTCCTGCCGCGCTGGCCAAGCAGGCCTTTGAGAACGGCATCCGCCTG GGCAGGAAGGGCCGGGGTTCCATCTTCGTGTGGGCCTCGGGCAACGGCGGCCGCAGCAGGGACCACTGCTCGTGCGACGGCTACACCAACTCTATCTAcaccatcagcatcagcagcacAGCCGAGAGTGGACGCAAGCCCTGGTACCTGGAGGAGTGCGCCtccaccctcaccaccacctACAGCAGCGGCGAGAACTACGACCGCAaaata aTCACTACGGACCTGCGGCAGCGCTGCACTGACAATCACACGGGCACCTCAGCCTCAGCACCCATGGCTGCTGGGATCATCGCACTTGCCCTGGAAGCaaa TACTCTGCTCACCTGGCGGGATGTTCAGCACATCATTGTGAAAACCTCCCGAGCCGGTCATCTGAGCGCGCCTGACTGGAAGACCAATGCAGCCGGATACAACG TCAGTCACCTGTACGGCTTTGGATTGATGGACGCGGAGGCGATGGTCCGGGAGGCGGAACGGTGGAAGCAGGTCCCTGCCCAGCACATCTGCCTCGAGAGCGCTGACCGTCAGATCAG GACCATCCGTCCAGATCATGTGGTGCGCTCTGTGTACAAGGCCACCGGCTGTGCCGAGAGCTCCAATCACCACGTCATCTACCTGGAGCATGTGGTGGTCCGCATTACCATCACGCACCCCCGCCGAGGCGACCTGTCCATCAACCTCACCTCACCCTCAGGGACCAAATCCCAGCTGCTCGCCAACAG GCTGTTTGACCATTCCATGGAGGGCTTTAAGAACTGGGAGTTCATGACAACTCACTGTTGGGGCGAAAAGGCAGCAGGAGACTGGATCCTGGAGATCACAGACTCACCCTCACAGCTCCGCAGCCAGAAggcaccag GGAAGCTAAAGGAGTGGTCTCTGGTGCTGTATGGCACCTCTATGCACCCGTACTCTGGACGCAGTGACAAGCCCCGTTCTGTCTCCGCTGTGGAGCAGCCTGCTGACGATGACACCCACGAGTACAACG gtccctGTGACTCAGAGTGCAACGAGCGCGGCTGTGAAGGCCCTGGTCCCCAGCAGTGTATTAACTGCCTCCACCACTTCCTCAAGTTCAAGAACAACACCAG GACATGTGTGTCGGAATGTCCACCGGGCTTCTTCCCTGATGACCGTCAACGCTGCAAGAAGTGCTCGGCCCTGTGCGAGTCCTGCGTGGGCAGCCGCAGTGACCAGTGCAGCTCCTGCAGACAAGGCTTCTACCTGAAAGAAGGAGCCCAGACCTGTGTGCCCTCCTGTCCTGATGGCTTTTATCTGGACCAGG ACTCAAAAAAGTGCCGAAAATGTCAAGAGAACTGCAAGAAGTGCACAACTGCAAACATCTGCACTGAGTGCAAGCCTGGTCTTAG TCTGCAGGACACCCGTTGTCAGCTGGCATGTGAGCCGGGCACCTACTATAACGGGCACAGACGAGCGTGCGAGCCATGTCACTCTGCGTGTGCAACATGTGCTG gtacaggAATGGAGGCGTGTCATGAATGTGCAGAGGGCTACTACCTTGAGGACTGGAGGTGTGTGTCCAGCTGCAGTGTTGGGTACTACATGTCCGAGCAGAAGGGCGAGAATGGAGACATCCAAAAATCGTGccgcaa GTGTGACTCCACGTGTTTCTCGTGCACTGGGCCAGGCGAGCGCAACTGTAGCGTCTGTGTGAACGGCTACAACCTGGAggatggcgtgtgtgtggtcAGCACTATCTGCAAAGATG CAAATGAAGAGTCGTGGGCTGAGGGCAGCTTCTGTGTTCTGGTGAAAAAGAACAATCTGTGCCAGCGAAAGGTTCTGCAGCAGCTGTGCTGTAGAACATGTTCCTTAAAGGGCTGA
- the pcsk5b gene encoding proprotein convertase subtilisin/kexin type 5b isoform X3, whose translation MVWNGAARGCWLCVLALWLGCTSPPCKARIYTNHWAVRIEGGPDFAERIASKYGYKNLGQIGDLKDYYHFFHSRTIKRSTLTSLGQHSFISMEPKVSWVEQQVVRRRVKRDYKAVPPPPSQSSIYFNDAKWNSMWYIHCNGDLHNCQSDMNVVGAWRKGYTGKDVVVTILDDGIERNHPDLIQNYDNQASYDVNGNDMDPMPRYDASNENKHGTRCAGEVAASANNSHCTVGIAYNARIGGVRMLDGDVTDMVEAKSLSLHPQHIDIYSASWGPDDDGKTVDGPAALAKQAFENGIRLGRKGRGSIFVWASGNGGRSRDHCSCDGYTNSIYTISISSTAESGRKPWYLEECASTLTTTYSSGENYDRKIITTDLRQRCTDNHTGTSASAPMAAGIIALALEANTLLTWRDVQHIIVKTSRAGHLSAPDWKTNAAGYNVSHLYGFGLMDAEAMVREAERWKQVPAQHICLESADRQIRTIRPDHVVRSVYKATGCAESSNHHVIYLEHVVVRITITHPRRGDLSINLTSPSGTKSQLLANRLFDHSMEGFKNWEFMTTHCWGEKAAGDWILEITDSPSQLRSQKAPGKLKEWSLVLYGTSMHPYSGRSDKPRSVSAVEQPADDDTHEYNGPCDSECNERGCEGPGPQQCINCLHHFLKFKNNTRTCVSECPPGFFPDDRQRCKKCSALCESCVGSRSDQCSSCRQGFYLKEGAQTCVPSCPDGFYLDQDSKKCRKCQENCKKCTTANICTECKPGLSLQDTRCQLACEPGTYYNGHRRACEPCHSACATCAGTGMEACHECAEGYYLEDWRCVSSCSVGYYMSEQKGENGDIQKSCRKCDSTCFSCTGPGERNCSVCVNGYNLEDGVCVVSTICKDESWAEGSFCVLVKKNNLCQRKVLQQLCCRTCSLKG comes from the exons ATTGGTGACCTGAAGGACTACTACCACTTCTTCCACAGCCGCACGATAAAGAGGTCCACTCTCACAAGTCTTGGCCAGCACAGCTTCATCTCAATGGAGCCaaag gttagCTGGGTGGAGCAGCAGGTGGTCCGGCGGAGAGTGAAAAGGGATTACAAAGcagtccccccccctcccagccAGTCCTCCATCTACTTCAATGATGCTAAATGGAACAGTATGTGGTATATT cACTGTAACGGAGACCTCCATAACTGCCAATCAGACATGAATGTGGTGGGGGCTTGGAGGAAAGGCTACACTGGGAAAGATGTGGTGGTCACGATACTGGACGACGGCATAGAGAGGAACCACCCTGACCTCATACAGAACTAT GACAACCAGGCCAGCTacgatgtcaatggcaatgACATGGACCCTATGCCCCGATATGATGCCAGTAATGAGAAcaa gcATGGGACACGGTGTGCAGGTGAAGTGGCAGCATCAGCAAACAACTCCCACTGCACTGTTGGAATTGCCTATAACGCACGCATTGGAG gtgtgcggATGCTTGATGGCGATGTGACTGATATGGTGGAGGCCAAGTCGCTCTCTCTGCACCCGCAGCACATAGACATCTACAGTGCCTCCTGGGGACCAGATGACGACGGCAAGACTGTGGACGGTCCTGCCGCGCTGGCCAAGCAGGCCTTTGAGAACGGCATCCGCCTG GGCAGGAAGGGCCGGGGTTCCATCTTCGTGTGGGCCTCGGGCAACGGCGGCCGCAGCAGGGACCACTGCTCGTGCGACGGCTACACCAACTCTATCTAcaccatcagcatcagcagcacAGCCGAGAGTGGACGCAAGCCCTGGTACCTGGAGGAGTGCGCCtccaccctcaccaccacctACAGCAGCGGCGAGAACTACGACCGCAaaata aTCACTACGGACCTGCGGCAGCGCTGCACTGACAATCACACGGGCACCTCAGCCTCAGCACCCATGGCTGCTGGGATCATCGCACTTGCCCTGGAAGCaaa TACTCTGCTCACCTGGCGGGATGTTCAGCACATCATTGTGAAAACCTCCCGAGCCGGTCATCTGAGCGCGCCTGACTGGAAGACCAATGCAGCCGGATACAACG TCAGTCACCTGTACGGCTTTGGATTGATGGACGCGGAGGCGATGGTCCGGGAGGCGGAACGGTGGAAGCAGGTCCCTGCCCAGCACATCTGCCTCGAGAGCGCTGACCGTCAGATCAG GACCATCCGTCCAGATCATGTGGTGCGCTCTGTGTACAAGGCCACCGGCTGTGCCGAGAGCTCCAATCACCACGTCATCTACCTGGAGCATGTGGTGGTCCGCATTACCATCACGCACCCCCGCCGAGGCGACCTGTCCATCAACCTCACCTCACCCTCAGGGACCAAATCCCAGCTGCTCGCCAACAG GCTGTTTGACCATTCCATGGAGGGCTTTAAGAACTGGGAGTTCATGACAACTCACTGTTGGGGCGAAAAGGCAGCAGGAGACTGGATCCTGGAGATCACAGACTCACCCTCACAGCTCCGCAGCCAGAAggcaccag GGAAGCTAAAGGAGTGGTCTCTGGTGCTGTATGGCACCTCTATGCACCCGTACTCTGGACGCAGTGACAAGCCCCGTTCTGTCTCCGCTGTGGAGCAGCCTGCTGACGATGACACCCACGAGTACAACG gtccctGTGACTCAGAGTGCAACGAGCGCGGCTGTGAAGGCCCTGGTCCCCAGCAGTGTATTAACTGCCTCCACCACTTCCTCAAGTTCAAGAACAACACCAG GACATGTGTGTCGGAATGTCCACCGGGCTTCTTCCCTGATGACCGTCAACGCTGCAAGAAGTGCTCGGCCCTGTGCGAGTCCTGCGTGGGCAGCCGCAGTGACCAGTGCAGCTCCTGCAGACAAGGCTTCTACCTGAAAGAAGGAGCCCAGACCTGTGTGCCCTCCTGTCCTGATGGCTTTTATCTGGACCAGG ACTCAAAAAAGTGCCGAAAATGTCAAGAGAACTGCAAGAAGTGCACAACTGCAAACATCTGCACTGAGTGCAAGCCTGGTCTTAG TCTGCAGGACACCCGTTGTCAGCTGGCATGTGAGCCGGGCACCTACTATAACGGGCACAGACGAGCGTGCGAGCCATGTCACTCTGCGTGTGCAACATGTGCTG gtacaggAATGGAGGCGTGTCATGAATGTGCAGAGGGCTACTACCTTGAGGACTGGAGGTGTGTGTCCAGCTGCAGTGTTGGGTACTACATGTCCGAGCAGAAGGGCGAGAATGGAGACATCCAAAAATCGTGccgcaa GTGTGACTCCACGTGTTTCTCGTGCACTGGGCCAGGCGAGCGCAACTGTAGCGTCTGTGTGAACGGCTACAACCTGGAggatggcgtgtgtgtggtcAGCACTATCTGCAAAGATG AGTCGTGGGCTGAGGGCAGCTTCTGTGTTCTGGTGAAAAAGAACAATCTGTGCCAGCGAAAGGTTCTGCAGCAGCTGTGCTGTAGAACATGTTCCTTAAAGGGCTGA